In one Gossypium hirsutum isolate 1008001.06 chromosome D09, Gossypium_hirsutum_v2.1, whole genome shotgun sequence genomic region, the following are encoded:
- the LOC107908712 gene encoding PAN domain-containing protein At5g03700: MERSFNSVTRPISAQLLFLLITSFLKWPCTEAAAASAAEELLKGFEATPNPSIPFFQPLLNDSSSKFSFGFLRVNSTQLALAVLHVPSSEPLWLANPTTLSRWSDRTKVFFNGSLVISDPRTRMFWSTETQGDKLVLLNNSNLQIQKGFDNSNNVNVPTVLWQSFDFPTNTLVETQNFTSTMTLLSSNGLYSMRLGNDFIGLYAKFDSGSDQIYWKHKALQAKAQIIEGNGPIHVQVDPDGWLGMYQNGTTPVDIESFNSFQRSLDGLLMVRLEPDGNLKAYYWSGSSWVLDYVAIRETCDLPSPCGSYGLCTPGSGCSCLDNSTELSSGECSSSGPYSNDMCSDPKTQKNDIKVLRRGGVEVPFKEWMRYETTPSLEECENACGNNCSCYGAVYNNASGFCYILDYPIQTLLGTGDDSKVGYFKIKEGANKKKINSGLGVGVGLLGGAVLCLIGAVGFGSYKIWRNKKRVNRMLEEETGGVMSGPYKDLGSASFRSIEMCSSGHR; the protein is encoded by the coding sequence ATGGAAAGATCATTCAACTCGGTGACTCGTCCAATTTCGGCTCAGCTGCTTTTTCTACTCATCACTTCATTTCTGAAATGGCCATGCACCGAAGCCGCCGCCGCCTCCGCCGCCGAAGAGCTTCTCAAAGGCTTTGAAGCCACCCCAAATCCCTCAATCCCCTTTTTCCAACCTCTTCTTAACGATTCCTCGAGCAAGTTCTCTTTCGGTTTCCTCCGAGTCAACTCAACACAACTCGCCCTGGCTGTCCTCCACGTACCTTCGAGTGAACCCCTATGGCTCGCCAACCCCACTACCTTATCTCGCTGGTCAGACCGCACGAAAGTATTCTTCAATGGCAGTCTGGTGATTTCAGATCCTCGGACAAGGATGTTTTGGTCAACTGAAACACAAGGTGACAAACTTGTTCTCCTCAATAACTCCAATCTTCAGATACAAAAAGGCTTCGACAACAGTAACAACGTCAACGTCCCAACTGTTTTATGGCAAAGTTTTGATTTTCCCACTAATACCCTTGtcgaaactcaaaattttacTTCTACCATGACCCTTCTTTCTTCAAATGGCCTGTATTCGATGCGTTTAGGTAATGATTTCATCGGATTATATGCTAAATTTGATTCCGGTTCCGACCAAATTTATTGGAAGCACAAAGCTTTACAAGCCAAAGCTCAGATTATTGAAGGTAATGGACCGATTCACGTCCAAGTTGACCCGGACGGGTGGTTGGGAATGTACCAAAATGGAACAACCCCAGTCGATATTGAATCTTTTAACAGCTTCCAACGATCCCTTGATGGACTCCTTATGGTCCGGTTAGAACCGGACGGGAACCTCAAAGCCTATTATTGGTCCGGGTCAAGTTGGGTTTTGGATTATGTAGCTATTCGTGAAACTTGCGATTTACCTAGTCCATGCGGTTCGTACGGTTTGTGTACTCCCGGGTCGGGTTGTTCTTGTTTGGATAACAGCACGGAGTTGTCATCCGGTGAGTGTTCCAGTTCAGGCCCGTATTCGAATGACATGTGTTCCGACCCGAAAACTCAGAAGAACGACATTAAAGTTTTGAGAAGAGGAGGGGTGGAGGTGCCGTTTAAGGAGTGGATGAGGTATGAAACTACACCGTCTTTGGAAGAATGTGAAAACGCATGTGGAAACAACTGTAGTTGTTACGGGGCGGTTTATAATAATGCATCCGGGTTTTGCTACATCTTGGATTACCCGATCCAAACCCTGTTGGGAACGGGAGATGATAGCAAAGTGGGGTACTTTAAAATCAAGGAAGGagcaaataagaaaaaaataaattcggGTTTAGGGGTGGGAGTTGGTCTGTTAGGTGGAGCTGTGTTATGTTTGATAGGGGCAGTCGGGTTTGGGAGCTACAAGATTTGGAGGAATAAGAAAAGAGTGAACCGGATGTTGGAAGAGGAAACGGGTGGGGTAATGTCCGGCCCGTATAAGGATCTCGGATCGGCTAGCTTTAGGTCCATCGAGATGTGTAGTAGTGGTCACCGATAA